In the Methanothermobacter marburgensis str. Marburg genome, TCTTTGAGAGTTCAATTGTGATCTCTTCAATCTCATCTATGTACCTGCAGCCCTCATAGAGCCTCTCACCGGGAAGACCCTCTGCATAGCGGTGTGAAAGGTCAGAGATGAGGGCCTCCTTGACCCTTGAACTGGTTATATTTTCACTTGCTATGAGGTTGATGCTTGACTCCATCCAGCTGTTATGATCCTTCATGAGATCTCTTATCCTCTCGGTATAATCCTGATTGCTGACCATGAAAATCATCTCCATTAGGAAATAGTTAAAATTACAATATAAAATTGGTGCCGCTATTATACTTGCAGCCAATCATGAGCCAATCAGATGAAATCCTGCAAGATGATGCGAAACAGACGGCTACAGAATAGCATTGAAACAGAATCAAATCAGCAGAGATAAAAGAAAAGGTTTTGATGGGTCCCAGCCCATCTATTTTGAAGCGGGTTCGTTGAGTGCAGCTTCGATCTGAGCCATGATCTGCTCTGTTTTAAAGTGCTGCTGGTCCATTGCACCTGATGGGCATGCTGCCACACAGGTACCGCAACCCTTACAGAGGGCCACGTTGACGTTGGCATGCCCTTCCTCTATGCTTATGGCACCGAATGGGCAGAGCTCAATGCAGACCTCACAGCCACCGCAGACATCGGAATCTGTAACTGCGATTATTGGCTCAATTTCCACTTCACCCTTGACCATTGGTATTGCTGCACGTGCAGCTGCACCTGAAGCCTGCGCAACAGCGTCAGGAATGTCCTTTGGACCCTGAGCCACACCTGCAAGGTACACACCGTCTGTCAGTGTGTCAACAGGTCTGAGTTTTGGGTGTGCTTCCATGAGGAACCCGTCTGCAGATTTGGATAGACCGATTGTCTGCCTCAGTGTCTCTGCACCCTCTGGTGGCACGAGACCAACACCAAGGACAACCATGTCGTAGTCGTACTCTGTGACCTTACCCAGGAGTGTGTCCTCTGATCTCACTGTGAGTGTGAGGTCAGGGTTCTCGATGACCTCAGCGGGTCGTCCCCTTATGAATTTGATTCCATATTTCTCCTGTGAGCGTTTGTAGAATTCCTCGAATCCTTTACCGAATGCCCTTATGTCCATGTAGTAGAGTGTGACCTCTGTGTCAGGCATTTTGTCCTTGATGAGCTGTGCGTTCTTCATGATGTACATACAGCAGACACGGGAACAGTAGGGTTTTCCAATCTGTTCGTCCCTTGAACCCACACAGTGGATGAATGCAACCCTCTTTGGTTTTTCGCCGTCTGATGGTTTGAGGACCTTACCATCGGTTGGTCCTGAGGCGTTGATCATCCTTTCGAGTTCAAGACCTGTTATGACGTTGGTGTGTCGGCCGTAACCGTATTCGAGTTTCTCTGTTGGGTCATAGGCGTCGTATCCTGTTGCCACGATTATTGTACCAACTTCGATTTCGATTTCCTCTGGTTCCTGGTCGTGTTTAACGGCTCCCCTTTCACAGACCTCATCACAGAGCATGCACTCTATACAGTAGTCCTTGTCAATTGTTGCGCAGAGGGGGACAGCCTGTGGGAATGGTATGTAGACAGCCTTGGTCATACCGATTCCCTCGTCGAAGTAGTTTGGCATTTCAATTGGGCATACCTCTACACAGGAACCGCATCCGGTACAGAGTTCCTCGTCTATGTACCTTGGTTTCTTCTCGATTTTGACCTTGAAATTACCTATGTAACCGTCAACTTCCTTAACCTCTGCGTAGGTTATGAGTTCAATGTTGTCGTGTTTACCGACATCCACCATTTTTGGTGCAAGGATACACATTGAACAGTCGAGGGTTGGGAAGGTTTTGTCCAGCTGCCCCATTCTTCCTGAGATACTTGGCCTCTTTTCGACCATGTAGGTCTTGAATCCCATGTCCGCCAGGTCAAGGGCGGCCTGTATACCTGCAACACCTCCACCGATGACAAGGGCCTTGTCATCCACACTAACCTTTGATGCCTCGAGGGGCTCCAGGAGCCTTGCCTTGGCAACCGCCATCCTCACAAGGTCCTTGGCCTTTTCTGTTGCACCCTCAGGGTTGTCCATGTGGACCCATGAGTCATGTTCCCTTATGTTTGCAAATTCGAATAGGAACTGGTTGAGTCCTGCCTCTTCAACACATCTCCTGAAGGTTGGTTCGTGGAGCCTTGGGGAACATGCAGCCACAACTACCCTGTTTATCCCGAGTTCCTTGATGTCCTTCTGTATCTCGAGCTGACCTGGGTCAGAACAGTAGTACTTGTAGTCCTTTGCAATCACAACGTTTGGTAGTTTCGCAGCGTAGTCCCTTACAGCCTCAACGTCGACCACACCGCCGATGTTCACACCGCAGTGGCAGACGTAAACACCGATTTTTGGTTCTTCCATTGTTTCTTTTTTTTCTTCTGCCATTAGATCACCTTGCATAGGGATATCTAGCAATGATATTTATTTGATGTAAGGTATAGCACAGTGCTAAATAAACATTTCTATCAAAAACTTTAAGTAAGATTTATATAGTATTACATTTATTTTCATTCGGTGGCTAAAAATTAAAAATATTTTCATTATACTCTGGATTTAAAATAAACTTTTTAGAGTATAAGTGACCATGCTGGCAGTGACACGAGACCCAGTATTGTGCTCATGAATATGCACGATGATACAAGGTCAACATCAAGGTCATTCTCAATTGCAAGTACCGCTGCAAGCATGGCCGAGGGCATTGAGGCTTCAAGTACCGTTACAGAGAAGTCCAGACCCTTAAATGACAGCAGATAAACAATGAATGCTGCAATCAGAGGTGATACTATGAGCCTCAAGGCACTCACAAATGTGGCATCAGCCAGTGAATCCCTCAGGAACCTGAAGTTCAGTGAAAGACCAAGTGAAATCATTATTAGGGGAACCGCTGCACCGGCCAGATAACCAAGAACCGTGCCTGCAATTCCCACAGGTAATCCCATCAGGTTGAAGGTAACCCCCAGTATGAATGCCCAGAGGGGTGGAAAGGTGACTGCCCTTTTAACGACTGCAGTCCCCTCAGCCCCTGAAATAAATGATAGTATAAGCCCAAGGGATGTGAACATAACTGTTGTGCCTGTATCATAGAATATTGCCCTTAAAAGACCCTCAGATCCAAATATTCCTTCAGTTACAGGGTAACCCAGGAAACCTGAGTTCATCATTGCTGCAGCCACAATTATCCCCCAGGTTTTTCGGGAATCCATACCCCTCCTTCTTGCCCACAGGGATGCTATGGTCCCAGATAATGCACCTGTGGTTATACAGACGAGTGGTATCAGGAACAGGTCCGCTATTCCACTTAAATCAGCCCTGTAGAGTGACGTGAATATCAGGGAAGGTATTGCAAGATTGATGACAATCCTGTTGAGGGATGATGCATCCTCCTCCCTCAGCATGCCACTCAGTTTAAGTGCATGTCCTGTGAGGACAAGGATCAGTATGGATAGAACCGTTTCAAACGAGCCCATAAAAATCAAATAAAAATTAATTAGGGTTTAATCAACAATACCTGCTTCTGTTATCTTGAAGACACACTCACCCTCTGGGAGGTGGGGGCTGTCAACAAGTCTCGCTATCCTCTTACCTGCAAGTCCCTTCTTGAGCCACAGGCGGTAGGTCGCTGCATGGCCCAGGACGTGTCCGCCTATAGCCTTTGTGGGGCTTCCAAAGAAGGCGTCGGGTCTTGCCTGAACCTGGTTTGTTACGAAGACAGCTGCATTGTAGGTGTTTGCTATGTTCTGGAGGGTGTGGAGGTGCTGGTTGAGCTTCTGCTGCCTTGTTGCCAGGGCCTCCCTCCCAACATACTCCGCCCTGAAGTGGGCTGTGAGGGAGTCCACAATTACAAGGCGTATGTTCTTGCCCTCCTGTATGAGCTCATTCACCTTCTCTGCCATGAGTATCTGGTGACTTGAGTTGAATGCCCTTGCAATATGTATCTTATTGAGAACCTCCTCAAGGTCCAGTTCAAAGGCGTTGGCTATCTGCTCTATCCTTTCAGGACGGAATGTGTTCTCTGTATCTATGAATACAGCCTCAGCATCCAGGCCACCCCTTTCCTCTGGTAGCTGCACAGTCACTGCTAGTTCATGGGATAGCTGGCTCTTACCTGATCCAAACTCTCCGAAAACCTCAGTTATTGCCTGTGTTTCAATCCCGCCGCCTATGAGTTCATCCAAGGCCTTGCTCCCTGTTGTTATTCGGCCCACGTCCTTTCGACGTTCCATCACATCAAAGGCTGTTTCAAAGTCTATCTTCTCAGCCCTTCTGGCGGCCTCTATCACCTTTTCAGCCACGCCCTCACCAATTTCAGCCTTCACAGAGAGTTCCTTGGCGGTGGCTGTGGCAAGACGCATCATGTCCCCGAATCCTGCGTCCCTTAATTTCTGTGCCGTTTTGGCCCCTACATTTGGTAGATCTTCCAGTTCAACCATTTTAATCTCCCTTAGATCATTTTAAAGTTCAATATTCACAACTTTTCTGGGTATAAACCTCGGTTCCTCATTGTATTCATCAAAATCCGCGTTTCCGATAACCTCCACAGTGACGCCATTAAGGTCCTCAACCCTCTCCTCAAGTGCTGATTCATCTGCAGACTGGTTTATGATATCAACAACCTCCCTCGTGGACATCCCCAGGAGTTTCTCGGCCTCCCTTCCAAAGAAGGTTATGAGGACCTCGCCGGTATCATCCATGATCCTTCCAGGGATCATGAGGAGGTATCGTGGCTCATCCACAAGGGCGCCGCAGAAGTTACAGATGTTCTCGTCAGAGAGTTCAAGCCTCTCATTGCATGATGGGCACTTTATGGATAGAATTCTCCTGCCTGACATTTCTGTAAGTTCACCCTTTATCATGACATTTCTTGAATCCTCCTGAAGGTCCTCAATGTTTACAAGAGGATATAAGATCTCCTGGAGCTCCTCAAATGAGGGTAACCCGCTGATATCCCTTTCAGTTGCCGGTTCAATCCTTGAATTTCTCCCTATGCTGAGTTCAAGTCTCTCTCCACCCATATCATCCCTGTAGATTACGCGGGGGTTTTCTATTCTCACCGCATCTCCAATGCTCAGTGGTCTCTCAGCAGCATCATCCCAGAGGCTTGCCCTTATGGATCCTGTGTCATCAGCAAATTCAACGGTTCTCACAAGGCCGGGTGTCCCGTCACCCCTCTGGAACTCCCTGGGATCAAAGAGATCAACCACCCTCGCAATTATCCTTATGTTCCTGTCGTCCTCCTCAAGTTCATCGATCTTCTTTGTGGTGTAGAGCATCTCCTCAAGCTCCTCAAAGGAGGGCAGGTTCTCAATATCCTCTGGGAGGGGCTCCACTATTCTGGTTGTTCTTCCTGTGTTGAGTTCCACGCTGTAAAGCCCTAGTCTTATTCGGGCATTCTCTATTCTCACCGCATCCCCCACATTCAGGGGTTTTTCTGCTTTCTCGTCCCAGAGACTGACCCTTATCCTGCCTGTCTCATCTGCAAGTTCCATTGACCTCACGATACCGGTCCCATCCTGCCTCTCAAATTCCCTCGGGTCGCTGAGGCTGAATATCCTGCCTGCAACATCCACCTCCTCACCCTCATCCTCCATTTCAAGTATCTCGGCTATCTTGAGGGGCCTCAGATGTTCCCTGTACTCCTCAAGGACCTTAAGGAGCGAACCATCAGACTCGGGGTTGACGGTGATGCGGGTGTTGAAGTTAGTATTTATGCGGTATGACTGGTTGAACTCATCAAATTCAACCCTTGCACCGGATATCCTTACAATGTCCCCCTTGTTGATCTTTATGCGGGTGTCATCATCCCAGAGTGTTACCCTTGCAGAGCCTGTATCATCTGTAATCTCAATGGATCTTACAGAGCCCGTTGTTCCATCGTTTCTTTCAAATTCCACAGGGTCATGAACCCTTGTTACAAGGCCCATCACAGTTGCACTCTCCATCTCATGGAGGTCCCCTATCTTAACCACCTTCTCACTGTAATCGGGAACATCATATTCCCCTGGCACAATCCTTGTGAGGCTGGTGTGTGTGAGTGTTACACTATCATCCCTTCTCCTTGTCTGGGCCCCCAGTATTTTAACCGCATCTCCCTCCTTAAGACCAAGCTCCTCCACAAGGCCTACGTCGTTGTTCCAGATGGTGTATGTGGTTGAACCTGTTTCATCCATTATGTCAAGGGAAATGAACCTTCCCTCACGGCCATCCCTCTCAAAGGTCCTCACTCGGGATATGCCTGTTATTCTTGCAATGACGTTGACCTCCTGGTCCTCGGCAAGGTCAGCGATGGGTGTTATATCCTCCCTGTATTCTGGAAAGTCCGGAAAATCAGCGGGGTCAAGGACCTCAACCCTTGACCTTGGCATGAGATGTGCCTCCTTTCTGCCCCCGAATCCACCCCTTATTCTAACATCCCTTATCCTGATCACATCGCCCTCATTGAATTTCTTGAGGAGCTTCATGTTCTCTGTCCAGAAAACCGTTCGAAGTTCACCTGTATTATCTGCGATGATAACATTGGCGAGTTTTCCCTCTCTCCCCTTCCTTGTTGTGAAGGTCCTGGGACTTGATATTTTCATGACCCTGCCTGTCACCGGTGCCTCTGCACCCTCCTCAAGTTTGGATATGGTGTCCATCCTGTGCTCTTCCTTCTCTGACAGCATCGTATTTTCATTTTCAAGGATCTCATCAACCACCGTAGTTGCAATTGCAAGGTCATCCAGAAATCCAACGTCCCCATATTCCTCTTTCCTTTTCTCTATTAGCTCCTGAAATTCCTCAAGGGACATTCTGTCCTTAATCCTTTCATATTCCCTCTTAAGTTCTTCCTTCATTTGGGTCCCTCACTTGATTAATAATATTATGCACCGTCTATAAAAGACTTGGTGAGGTCCTGGAAACTAATATTCCTGGAACTGTTACTACCTTGTATTACTAAATATTTAAATTTTATTATCAAAGTATTTATTAATGGTGGGTGAAAATATAACTGTAAAATTCAGCCGAGTTTTTCAGTATGAAGGTGAAATGCAGATATCCAGTGAACATATGGGGAAATCTGAACTTTAAGGATGCTCTAATTTTCACAGCCAGCCCCATGGACCCATTGCTGGAAATTTTATGATACCTTCAGTATATTCTGCTAAAGGAGGATAGAAGATGTCTATGACTGTTTCTGAGAAAATACTTGCCAGGGCTTCAGGTAAAGATCGTGTGGAGGCCGGTGAAATAGTTATGGCCAGTATAGATGTCGCCATGACCCATGACCTCACAGGACCCCTGTCGGTTGAATCCTTTGAGAGGATAGGAAGGGACAGGGTCTGGGACCCTGAAAAAATCGTTGTGATATTCGACCACCAGGTACCTGCAGATTCCCTTGATGCTGCCCAGAACCACATGATAATGAGGGACTTTGTGAGGGAACAGGGCATAAAGAACTTCTATGATGTCAGGGA is a window encoding:
- the radA gene encoding DNA repair and recombination protein RadA, with translation MVELEDLPNVGAKTAQKLRDAGFGDMMRLATATAKELSVKAEIGEGVAEKVIEAARRAEKIDFETAFDVMERRKDVGRITTGSKALDELIGGGIETQAITEVFGEFGSGKSQLSHELAVTVQLPEERGGLDAEAVFIDTENTFRPERIEQIANAFELDLEEVLNKIHIARAFNSSHQILMAEKVNELIQEGKNIRLVIVDSLTAHFRAEYVGREALATRQQKLNQHLHTLQNIANTYNAAVFVTNQVQARPDAFFGSPTKAIGGHVLGHAATYRLWLKKGLAGKRIARLVDSPHLPEGECVFKITEAGIVD
- a CDS encoding AEC family transporter → MGSFETVLSILILVLTGHALKLSGMLREEDASSLNRIVINLAIPSLIFTSLYRADLSGIADLFLIPLVCITTGALSGTIASLWARRRGMDSRKTWGIIVAAAMMNSGFLGYPVTEGIFGSEGLLRAIFYDTGTTVMFTSLGLILSFISGAEGTAVVKRAVTFPPLWAFILGVTFNLMGLPVGIAGTVLGYLAGAAVPLIMISLGLSLNFRFLRDSLADATFVSALRLIVSPLIAAFIVYLLSFKGLDFSVTVLEASMPSAMLAAVLAIENDLDVDLVSSCIFMSTILGLVSLPAWSLIL
- a CDS encoding OB-fold nucleic acid binding domain-containing protein, whose amino-acid sequence is MKEELKREYERIKDRMSLEEFQELIEKRKEEYGDVGFLDDLAIATTVVDEILENENTMLSEKEEHRMDTISKLEEGAEAPVTGRVMKISSPRTFTTRKGREGKLANVIIADNTGELRTVFWTENMKLLKKFNEGDVIRIRDVRIRGGFGGRKEAHLMPRSRVEVLDPADFPDFPEYREDITPIADLAEDQEVNVIARITGISRVRTFERDGREGRFISLDIMDETGSTTYTIWNNDVGLVEELGLKEGDAVKILGAQTRRRDDSVTLTHTSLTRIVPGEYDVPDYSEKVVKIGDLHEMESATVMGLVTRVHDPVEFERNDGTTGSVRSIEITDDTGSARVTLWDDDTRIKINKGDIVRISGARVEFDEFNQSYRINTNFNTRITVNPESDGSLLKVLEEYREHLRPLKIAEILEMEDEGEEVDVAGRIFSLSDPREFERQDGTGIVRSMELADETGRIRVSLWDEKAEKPLNVGDAVRIENARIRLGLYSVELNTGRTTRIVEPLPEDIENLPSFEELEEMLYTTKKIDELEEDDRNIRIIARVVDLFDPREFQRGDGTPGLVRTVEFADDTGSIRASLWDDAAERPLSIGDAVRIENPRVIYRDDMGGERLELSIGRNSRIEPATERDISGLPSFEELQEILYPLVNIEDLQEDSRNVMIKGELTEMSGRRILSIKCPSCNERLELSDENICNFCGALVDEPRYLLMIPGRIMDDTGEVLITFFGREAEKLLGMSTREVVDIINQSADESALEERVEDLNGVTVEVIGNADFDEYNEEPRFIPRKVVNIEL
- the hdrA gene encoding H(2):CoB-CoM heterodisulfide ferredoxin reductase subunit HdrA, which gives rise to MAEEKKETMEEPKIGVYVCHCGVNIGGVVDVEAVRDYAAKLPNVVIAKDYKYYCSDPGQLEIQKDIKELGINRVVVAACSPRLHEPTFRRCVEEAGLNQFLFEFANIREHDSWVHMDNPEGATEKAKDLVRMAVAKARLLEPLEASKVSVDDKALVIGGGVAGIQAALDLADMGFKTYMVEKRPSISGRMGQLDKTFPTLDCSMCILAPKMVDVGKHDNIELITYAEVKEVDGYIGNFKVKIEKKPRYIDEELCTGCGSCVEVCPIEMPNYFDEGIGMTKAVYIPFPQAVPLCATIDKDYCIECMLCDEVCERGAVKHDQEPEEIEIEVGTIIVATGYDAYDPTEKLEYGYGRHTNVITGLELERMINASGPTDGKVLKPSDGEKPKRVAFIHCVGSRDEQIGKPYCSRVCCMYIMKNAQLIKDKMPDTEVTLYYMDIRAFGKGFEEFYKRSQEKYGIKFIRGRPAEVIENPDLTLTVRSEDTLLGKVTEYDYDMVVLGVGLVPPEGAETLRQTIGLSKSADGFLMEAHPKLRPVDTLTDGVYLAGVAQGPKDIPDAVAQASGAAARAAIPMVKGEVEIEPIIAVTDSDVCGGCEVCIELCPFGAISIEEGHANVNVALCKGCGTCVAACPSGAMDQQHFKTEQIMAQIEAALNEPASK